In one Micromonospora polyrhachis genomic region, the following are encoded:
- a CDS encoding DNA-directed RNA polymerase subunit beta' has translation MLDVNFFDELRIGLATADDIRQWSHGEVKKPETINYRTLKPEKDGLFCEKIFGPQRDWECYCGKYKRVRFKGIICERCGVEVTRSKVRRERMGHIELAASVTHIWYFKGVPSRLGYLLDLAPKDLEKIIYFASYVVTSVDAEARHRDLSTLENEILAEKRQAENSRDSEIEKRAAKLEADLAELEAEGAKADVRRKVKEGGEREMRQIRDRAQREIDRLDEVLDTFRKLEPKQLVTDELLYRELRDRFGEYFTGGMGAEAIKALVQNMDLDAEANNLREIIRSGKGQRKIRALKRLKVVAAFLNTRNSPLGMVLDCVPVIPPDLRPMVQLDGGRFATSDLNDLYRRVINRNNRLKRLIDLGAPEIIVNNEKRMLQEAVDALFDNGRRGRPVTGPGNRPLKSLSDMLKGKQGRFRQNLLGKRVDYSGRSVIVVGPKLKLHQCGLPKQMALELFKPFVMKRLVDLNHAQNIKSAKRMVERQRPVVWDVLEEVIGEHPVLLNRAPTLHRLGIQAFEPQLVEGKAIQIHPLVCTAFNADFDGDQMAVHVPLSAEAQAEARILMLSSNNILKPADGKPVTMPTQDMVIGLYHLTHLTPGGIGEGRTFSSDAEARMAFDAGELHLQTPVKIRLRNVIGVDNGAGSQPWTAPEGWTTGEPLIVETTLGRVLFNETLPEGYRFVNYEIRKGQLSAIVNDLAERFPKVALAATLDGLKEAGFHWATWSGVTIGMEDVIAPPRKPEILDRYEKEADRIDKQYQRGLMTAEERRGELIEIWTKATNEIAKEMETALPQENPLWKMINSGARGNLLQLRQIAAIRGLVANPKGEIIPRPIKASYREGLSVLEYFISTHGARKGLADTALRTADSGYLTRRLVDVSQDVIIREEDCGTDRAIPMQVGEYLDGKLVVHEHAETGVHARTLADDIKGADGNLVVERGADLNSVLVDKLVAAGVETVRVRSVLTCESKLGVCAACYGRSLPTGKTVDVGEAVGIIAAQSIGEPGTQLTMRTFHTGGVAGEDITQGLPRVTEIFEARVPKGKAPIADTPGRVRIEDGERSRKIIVVPDDGSDEIVYDKISKRVRLRAHDGGHVEVGEKLTEGTIDPHELLRILGPRAVQVHLTQEVQEVYRSQGVLIHDKHIEIIIRQMLKRVTVIDSGSTEFLPGVLVDRALFESENRRLVSEGGEPAAGRPQLMGITKASLATDSWLSAASFQETTRVLTDAAIHARSDSLIGLKENVIIGKLIPAGTGISKYRNVRVEPTEEAKAKVYSMTGYPETDYGFGPASGQAVPLDDFDFGSYR, from the coding sequence GTGCTCGACGTCAATTTCTTCGACGAGCTCCGCATCGGGCTGGCCACCGCGGACGATATCCGGCAGTGGTCGCACGGTGAGGTCAAGAAGCCCGAGACGATCAACTACCGCACCCTGAAGCCGGAAAAGGACGGGCTCTTCTGCGAGAAGATCTTCGGTCCGCAGCGGGACTGGGAGTGCTACTGCGGTAAGTACAAGCGGGTCCGCTTCAAGGGCATCATCTGCGAGCGCTGCGGTGTCGAGGTGACTCGTTCCAAGGTGCGTCGTGAGCGGATGGGCCACATCGAGCTGGCCGCGTCGGTCACGCACATCTGGTACTTCAAGGGCGTGCCGAGCCGGCTGGGCTACCTGCTCGACCTGGCACCGAAGGATCTCGAAAAGATCATCTACTTCGCGTCGTACGTGGTCACCAGCGTGGACGCCGAGGCGCGTCACCGCGACCTGTCGACGCTGGAGAACGAGATCCTGGCCGAGAAGCGCCAGGCCGAGAACAGCCGCGACTCCGAGATCGAGAAGCGGGCCGCCAAGCTTGAGGCCGATCTGGCCGAGCTGGAGGCCGAGGGTGCCAAGGCCGACGTGCGGCGCAAGGTCAAAGAAGGCGGCGAGCGCGAGATGCGCCAGATCCGCGACCGGGCGCAGCGCGAGATCGACCGGCTGGACGAGGTGCTCGACACCTTCCGCAAGCTGGAGCCGAAGCAGCTGGTCACCGACGAGCTGCTCTACCGTGAGCTGCGCGACCGGTTCGGTGAGTACTTCACCGGTGGGATGGGCGCCGAGGCGATCAAGGCACTGGTCCAGAACATGGACCTGGACGCCGAGGCGAACAACCTCCGCGAGATCATCCGCTCCGGCAAGGGACAGCGGAAGATCCGGGCGCTCAAGCGGCTGAAGGTCGTGGCGGCGTTCCTGAACACCCGCAACTCTCCGCTCGGCATGGTGCTGGACTGCGTACCGGTCATCCCGCCGGACCTGCGTCCGATGGTGCAGCTCGACGGTGGCCGCTTCGCGACCTCGGACCTGAACGACCTCTACCGCCGGGTCATCAACCGCAACAACCGGCTCAAGCGCCTGATCGACCTGGGCGCCCCGGAGATCATCGTCAACAACGAGAAGCGGATGCTGCAGGAGGCCGTCGACGCGTTGTTCGACAACGGCCGCCGTGGCCGTCCGGTCACCGGCCCCGGTAACCGGCCGCTGAAGTCGCTCTCCGACATGCTCAAGGGCAAGCAGGGCCGGTTCCGGCAGAACCTGCTCGGTAAGCGTGTCGACTACTCCGGCCGTTCGGTCATCGTGGTCGGCCCGAAGCTGAAGCTGCACCAGTGCGGCCTGCCCAAGCAGATGGCGCTGGAGCTGTTCAAGCCGTTCGTGATGAAGCGGCTGGTCGACCTCAACCACGCCCAGAACATCAAGTCTGCCAAGCGGATGGTCGAACGGCAGCGGCCGGTCGTGTGGGACGTGCTGGAAGAGGTCATCGGGGAGCACCCGGTGCTGCTCAACCGGGCACCGACCCTGCACCGGCTGGGCATCCAGGCCTTCGAGCCGCAGCTGGTCGAGGGTAAGGCGATCCAGATCCACCCGCTGGTCTGTACCGCGTTCAACGCCGACTTCGACGGTGACCAGATGGCGGTGCACGTGCCGCTTTCCGCCGAGGCCCAGGCCGAGGCGCGGATCCTGATGCTGTCGTCGAACAACATCCTGAAGCCGGCTGACGGCAAGCCGGTCACCATGCCCACCCAGGACATGGTCATCGGTCTCTACCACCTGACGCACCTCACCCCGGGCGGCATCGGCGAGGGCCGGACGTTCAGCTCGGACGCCGAGGCGCGGATGGCCTTCGACGCTGGCGAGCTGCACCTGCAGACGCCGGTGAAGATCCGGCTCCGCAACGTCATCGGCGTGGACAACGGTGCCGGTAGCCAGCCGTGGACCGCCCCGGAGGGGTGGACCACGGGTGAGCCGCTGATCGTGGAGACCACGCTCGGTCGCGTGTTGTTCAACGAGACCCTGCCGGAGGGCTACCGGTTCGTTAACTACGAGATCCGTAAGGGTCAGCTCTCGGCGATCGTCAACGACCTCGCCGAGCGCTTCCCGAAGGTGGCGCTGGCCGCCACCCTCGACGGGCTCAAGGAGGCCGGTTTCCACTGGGCGACCTGGTCCGGCGTGACGATCGGCATGGAGGACGTCATCGCGCCTCCGCGTAAGCCGGAGATCCTGGACCGGTACGAGAAGGAAGCCGACCGGATCGACAAGCAGTACCAGCGGGGTCTGATGACCGCCGAGGAGCGTCGCGGCGAACTCATCGAGATCTGGACCAAGGCGACCAACGAGATCGCCAAGGAGATGGAGACCGCGCTTCCGCAGGAGAACCCGCTGTGGAAGATGATTAACTCGGGTGCCCGAGGTAACCTCCTCCAGCTCCGGCAGATCGCGGCGATCCGTGGTCTGGTGGCCAACCCCAAGGGTGAGATCATCCCGCGGCCGATCAAGGCCAGCTACCGGGAGGGTCTGTCCGTACTGGAGTACTTCATCTCCACGCACGGTGCCCGTAAGGGTCTGGCCGACACCGCGCTGCGTACCGCCGACTCGGGTTACCTGACCCGTCGTCTGGTCGACGTCTCGCAGGACGTGATCATCCGGGAAGAGGACTGCGGCACCGACCGTGCGATCCCGATGCAGGTCGGCGAGTACCTTGACGGCAAGCTGGTGGTGCACGAGCACGCCGAGACCGGGGTGCACGCCCGTACTCTGGCCGACGACATCAAGGGTGCCGACGGCAACCTTGTGGTCGAGCGGGGTGCGGACCTCAACTCCGTACTGGTCGACAAGCTCGTCGCGGCCGGGGTCGAGACGGTCCGGGTCCGCAGCGTGCTCACCTGCGAGTCCAAGCTGGGCGTCTGCGCGGCCTGCTACGGCCGTTCGCTGCCGACCGGCAAGACCGTGGACGTCGGCGAGGCGGTCGGCATCATCGCGGCCCAGTCGATCGGTGAGCCCGGTACCCAGCTGACGATGCGTACGTTCCACACCGGTGGTGTCGCCGGTGAGGACATCACGCAGGGTCTGCCGCGTGTCACGGAGATCTTCGAGGCGCGGGTGCCCAAGGGTAAGGCGCCGATCGCCGATACTCCGGGCCGGGTCCGGATCGAGGACGGCGAGCGGTCGCGGAAGATCATCGTGGTGCCGGACGACGGCAGCGACGAGATCGTCTACGACAAGATCTCCAAGCGGGTACGGCTTCGTGCCCACGACGGTGGTCACGTCGAGGTCGGCGAGAAGCTCACCGAGGGGACCATCGACCCGCACGAGCTGCTGCGGATCCTCGGCCCCCGGGCGGTCCAGGTCCACCTGACCCAGGAGGTCCAGGAGGTCTACCGATCGCAGGGTGTGCTCATCCACGACAAGCACATCGAGATCATCATCCGCCAGATGCTCAAGCGGGTTACGGTGATCGACTCCGGCTCGACCGAGTTCCTGCCGGGTGTGCTGGTCGACCGGGCGCTGTTCGAGTCGGAGAACCGTCGACTCGTCTCGGAGGGTGGCGAGCCTGCCGCCGGTCGTCCGCAGCTGATGGGTATCACCAAGGCGTCGCTGGCCACGGACTCGTGGCTGTCGGCGGCCTCCTTCCAGGAGACCACCCGAGTGCTGACGGACGCGGCGATCCACGCCCGCAGCGACTCGCTGATCGGCCTGAAGGAGAACGTCATCATCGGTAAGCTCATCCCGGCCGGTACGGGCATCAGCAAGTACCGCAACGTCCGGGTGGAGCCGACCGAGGAGGCTAAGGCCAAGGTCTACTCGATGACCGGATACCCGGAGACCGACTACGGGTTCGGGCCGGCCAGCGGCCAGGCAGTGCCGCTGGACGACTTCGACTTCGGGTCGTACCGCTAG
- the rplL gene encoding 50S ribosomal protein L7/L12, which produces MAKLSTDELLDAFKEMTLIELSEFVKQFETTFEVTAAAPAAMMMAAPGGGGAAAEAEPEKDEFDVVLEADGGKKIQVIKVVRELTGLGLKEAKDVVEGAPKAVLEKVNKETADKAKAKLEAEGAKVTLK; this is translated from the coding sequence ATGGCGAAGCTCAGCACCGACGAGCTGCTCGACGCGTTCAAGGAGATGACGCTGATCGAGCTGTCGGAGTTCGTGAAGCAGTTCGAGACGACCTTCGAGGTCACCGCCGCGGCCCCGGCCGCGATGATGATGGCCGCTCCGGGTGGCGGCGGCGCTGCTGCCGAGGCCGAGCCGGAGAAGGACGAGTTCGACGTCGTCCTCGAGGCCGATGGTGGCAAGAAGATCCAGGTCATCAAGGTCGTGCGCGAGCTGACCGGCCTGGGCCTGAAGGAGGCCAAGGACGTTGTCGAGGGCGCGCCGAAGGCCGTCCTGGAGAAGGTCAACAAGGAGACCGCCGACAAGGCCAAGGCCAAGCTCGAGGCCGAGGGCGCCAAGGTCACCCTCAAGTGA
- the rplA gene encoding 50S ribosomal protein L1, which translates to MQRGKNYRKAVEVIDRSKLYTPAEAVKLAKETTTAKFDATVEVAMRLGVDPRKADQMVRGTVNLPHGTGKTARVIVFAAGAKAEEATAAGADAVGTDELVARIQEGWLDFDAAIATPDQMAKIGRIARILGPRGLMPNPKTGTVTMDVTKAVSDIKGGKITFRVDKHSNLHLIIGKASFSETQLVDNYAAVLEEVLRVKPSAAKGKYLKKVTLTTTMGPGVPVDPNLVKNLREGQAEA; encoded by the coding sequence ATGCAGCGCGGCAAGAACTACCGCAAGGCCGTCGAGGTCATCGACCGGTCCAAGCTCTACACCCCCGCCGAGGCGGTCAAGCTCGCCAAGGAGACCACCACCGCCAAGTTCGACGCCACGGTCGAGGTCGCAATGCGCCTCGGCGTCGACCCACGTAAGGCGGACCAGATGGTCCGTGGCACGGTCAACCTGCCGCACGGCACCGGTAAGACCGCCCGCGTGATCGTCTTCGCGGCCGGCGCGAAGGCCGAGGAGGCCACCGCTGCCGGTGCGGACGCCGTCGGCACCGACGAGCTGGTCGCCCGCATTCAGGAGGGCTGGCTCGACTTTGACGCGGCGATCGCCACGCCCGACCAGATGGCCAAGATTGGCCGGATCGCGCGGATCCTGGGCCCGCGCGGTCTCATGCCGAACCCGAAGACCGGCACGGTGACCATGGACGTCACCAAGGCGGTCTCCGACATCAAGGGCGGAAAGATCACCTTCCGGGTGGACAAGCACTCCAACCTGCACCTGATCATCGGCAAGGCTTCCTTCTCGGAGACCCAGTTGGTCGACAACTACGCTGCAGTGCTGGAAGAGGTGCTGCGGGTCAAGCCGTCGGCGGCCAAGGGCAAGTACCTCAAGAAGGTCACCCTCACCACGACGATGGGCCCGGGTGTGCCGGTCGACCCCAACCTGGTGAAGAACCTGCGGGAGGGCCAGGCCGAGGCCTGA
- the rplJ gene encoding 50S ribosomal protein L10: protein MADKPVRADKATAVAELTEQFRSSEATVLTEYRGLTVAQLTQLRRSLGRETTYAVTKNTLAKRAAADAGIDGLDELFTGPTALTFVSGDVVEAAKGLREFAKANPKLVIKGGVFEGKAITAAEVTKLADLESREVLLAKLAGAMKANLGKAAALFQAPLSKTARLAAALQDKREKEGAEQA, encoded by the coding sequence ATGGCGGACAAGCCGGTTCGGGCCGACAAGGCCACTGCCGTTGCCGAGCTGACCGAGCAATTTCGTAGCTCGGAAGCCACCGTGCTGACCGAGTACCGCGGCCTGACGGTCGCACAGCTCACCCAGCTGCGGCGTTCGCTGGGTCGGGAGACGACCTACGCGGTCACCAAGAACACGCTGGCCAAGCGCGCCGCGGCGGACGCTGGTATCGACGGCCTCGATGAGCTGTTCACCGGTCCTACCGCGCTGACCTTCGTCTCCGGCGATGTCGTCGAGGCGGCGAAGGGCCTGCGCGAGTTTGCGAAGGCCAACCCGAAGCTCGTCATCAAGGGTGGCGTCTTCGAGGGCAAGGCCATCACCGCGGCAGAGGTCACCAAGCTTGCCGACCTCGAGTCCCGTGAGGTGCTGCTGGCCAAGCTGGCTGGCGCGATGAAGGCCAACCTGGGCAAGGCTGCGGCCCTGTTCCAGGCGCCGCTGTCCAAGACCGCCCGCCTGGCGGCTGCCCTGCAGGACAAGCGCGAGAAGGAGGGCGCGGAGCAGGCCTGA
- the rplK gene encoding 50S ribosomal protein L11: protein MPPKKKKLVKTFTLQLPAGQATPAPPVGPALGQHGVNIMEFCKSYNAQTESQRGDIVPAEISVYEDRTFTFVLKTPPAARLLIKAAGVQKGSGVPQAEKVGSVTRAQLREIAEKKMADLNANDVEQAEKIIAGTARSMGITVKE, encoded by the coding sequence ATGCCTCCCAAGAAGAAGAAGCTCGTCAAGACGTTCACGCTTCAGTTGCCGGCCGGTCAGGCCACTCCGGCCCCGCCGGTCGGTCCCGCGCTCGGTCAGCACGGCGTGAACATCATGGAGTTCTGCAAGTCGTACAACGCGCAGACCGAGTCGCAGCGTGGTGACATCGTCCCCGCTGAGATCAGCGTGTACGAGGACCGGACCTTCACCTTCGTGCTGAAGACCCCGCCGGCCGCTCGGCTGCTGATCAAGGCTGCTGGCGTGCAGAAGGGCTCCGGCGTGCCGCAGGCCGAGAAGGTCGGCTCGGTGACCCGCGCCCAGTTGCGCGAGATCGCCGAGAAGAAGATGGCTGACCTCAACGCCAACGACGTGGAGCAGGCCGAGAAGATCATCGCCGGCACCGCCCGGTCGATGGGCATCACGGTCAAGGAATAA
- a CDS encoding DUF4190 domain-containing protein: MTEEAQPSPADDRDSRPPEAPEHSQPDYHVPTYGLPTDPARVPTTEMAPERSTVPEPGGPNPAGPAAENVALPSVGPGQHPSLPGSHPAGGYLPSVAGDPPAGGLGPVPGGGGSEVGAGRPGPSWVPPPPREAWHAPRRVETVPGTPFGTVHLEVPPMVSGLAIGALVAGIASVLVSFLVVCFGLAGAAEGWGAWAAGAFALLGVLSGGAAIVLGLLGLRQIRRVASPSAIRFRGRGLAIAGLSCGGTGLGVTVLAFLLALLLQAA, translated from the coding sequence GTGACGGAAGAGGCGCAGCCATCGCCGGCGGACGACCGGGACAGCCGGCCACCGGAGGCCCCCGAGCACTCGCAACCCGACTACCACGTTCCGACCTACGGGCTGCCGACCGACCCGGCACGGGTGCCGACAACCGAGATGGCACCCGAGAGGTCGACCGTGCCGGAGCCCGGCGGACCGAACCCGGCAGGGCCGGCGGCGGAGAATGTGGCCCTGCCGTCGGTGGGCCCGGGGCAGCATCCCTCGCTGCCGGGGTCACATCCGGCCGGGGGTTACCTACCGTCAGTGGCAGGTGACCCGCCAGCGGGCGGCCTGGGGCCGGTGCCCGGTGGCGGGGGATCGGAGGTAGGGGCCGGCCGACCGGGTCCGAGCTGGGTGCCGCCGCCACCGCGTGAAGCGTGGCATGCTCCGCGTCGGGTGGAGACGGTCCCGGGTACGCCGTTCGGCACGGTGCACCTCGAAGTGCCGCCGATGGTCTCCGGGCTGGCGATCGGCGCGTTGGTGGCCGGGATCGCCTCCGTACTCGTCTCGTTTCTGGTGGTGTGTTTCGGTCTGGCCGGTGCGGCCGAGGGCTGGGGAGCCTGGGCGGCCGGTGCCTTCGCGCTGCTCGGGGTGCTCTCTGGAGGCGCGGCGATCGTGCTCGGCCTGCTCGGCCTGAGACAGATCCGGCGCGTGGCATCACCGTCAGCGATCCGGTTCCGGGGCCGGGGACTGGCGATCGCCGGCCTGAGTTGTGGCGGTACGGGACTCGGCGTGACGGTGCTCGCGTTCCTGCTCGCGCTGCTTCTTCAGGCGGCTTGA
- the rpoB gene encoding DNA-directed RNA polymerase subunit beta yields the protein MAASRPAKTSRTSSAFAPRRISFGRITEHLEVPNLLAIQNESFDWLVGNEAWQGRSADDPHARSGLAEILDEISPIEDFSGTMSLSFSAPRFDEVKASIEECKEKDLTYCAPLFVTAEFTNNTTGEIKSQTVFMGDFPMMTPKGTFIINGTERVVVSQLVRSPGVYFDKQPDKTSDRDLSSVKVIPSRGAWLEFDIDKRDTVGVRIDRKRRQAVTVLLKAIGWTAEQIRERFGWSELMMTTLEKDHIAGVDEALLDIYRKLRPGEPPTRENAQTLLDNLFFNPKRYDVAKVGRYKFNKKLEVGVPITTGTLTEDDIVATVEYLCRLHAGEEGYEADDIDHFGNRRLRTVGELIQNQVRVGLSRMERVVRERMTTQDVEAITPQTLINIRPVVAAIKEFFGTSQLSQFMDQTNPLAGLTHRRRLSALGPGGLSRERAGFEVRDVHPSHYGRMCPIETPEGPNIGLIGALSTFARVNPFGFIETPYRKVVDGRVTDQIDYLTADEEDRFVKAQANAPLKSDGHFAEDRVLVRRKGGEVDFVAPTAVDYMDVSPRQMVSVATAMIPFLEHDDANRALMGANMQRQAVPLVKAESPLVGTGMEYRAAVDAGDVVVAEVGGVVEDLCADYVTVHQDDGHRRTYLLHKFRRSNAGSCVNQKPVVFEGDRVEAGQVIADGPCTDEGEMALGRNLLVAFMPWEGHNYEDAIILSQRLVQQDALTSIHIEEHEVDARDTKLGPEEITRDIPNVSEEMLADLDERGIIRIGAEVVPGDILVGKVTPKGETELTPEERLLRAIFGEKAREVRDTSLKVPHGESGTVIGVRTFSREDGDELPPGVNELVRVYVAQKRKIQDGDKLAGRHGNKGVISKILPVEDMPFLEDGTPVDIVLNPLGVPSRMNIGQVLETHLGWVAKTGWKVEGDDTEWKRALRAIDADESVPDTNVATPVFDGAKEAEISGLLSSTLPNRDGKQLIGASGKAQLFDGRSGEPLPDPIAVGYIYILKLNHLVDDKIHARSTGPYSMITQQPLGGKAQFGGQRFGEMECWAMQAYGAAYALQELLTIKSDDVLGRVKVYEAIVKGENIPEPGIPESFKVLLKELQSLCLNVEVLSSDGVALEMRETDDEVFRAAEELGIDLSRRPNEGVSSVDEI from the coding sequence TTGGCAGCTTCCCGCCCTGCGAAGACCAGTCGTACGTCGAGCGCTTTCGCTCCCCGCCGAATCTCGTTCGGCAGGATCACCGAACACCTCGAGGTCCCCAACCTCTTGGCCATCCAGAACGAGTCGTTTGACTGGCTGGTCGGCAATGAGGCTTGGCAGGGCCGGTCGGCTGACGACCCGCACGCTCGCTCGGGTCTCGCGGAGATCCTCGACGAGATCAGTCCCATTGAGGACTTCTCCGGCACTATGTCCCTGTCCTTCTCCGCACCGCGCTTCGACGAGGTCAAGGCCTCGATCGAGGAGTGTAAGGAGAAGGACCTGACCTACTGCGCCCCGCTGTTCGTGACGGCGGAGTTCACCAACAACACCACTGGTGAGATCAAGAGCCAGACGGTGTTCATGGGCGACTTCCCGATGATGACGCCCAAGGGCACCTTCATCATCAACGGCACCGAGCGCGTAGTGGTAAGCCAGCTCGTCCGGTCTCCGGGCGTCTACTTCGACAAGCAGCCGGACAAGACCTCCGACCGCGACCTCTCCAGCGTCAAGGTGATCCCGAGCCGGGGTGCCTGGCTGGAGTTCGACATCGACAAGCGCGACACCGTCGGTGTCCGTATCGACCGTAAGCGGCGTCAGGCAGTCACCGTACTGCTCAAGGCCATCGGTTGGACCGCTGAGCAGATCCGCGAGCGCTTCGGCTGGTCCGAGCTGATGATGACCACCCTGGAGAAGGACCACATCGCCGGGGTGGACGAGGCGCTGCTCGACATCTACCGCAAGCTGCGGCCGGGTGAGCCGCCGACGCGGGAGAACGCCCAGACCCTGCTCGACAACCTCTTCTTCAACCCGAAGCGGTACGACGTCGCCAAGGTCGGTCGTTACAAGTTCAACAAGAAACTCGAAGTCGGCGTCCCGATCACCACCGGCACGCTGACCGAGGACGACATCGTCGCCACCGTGGAATACCTCTGCCGGCTACACGCCGGTGAGGAGGGCTACGAGGCGGACGACATCGACCACTTCGGTAACCGTCGGTTGCGTACCGTGGGCGAGCTGATTCAGAACCAGGTCCGGGTCGGTCTGTCCCGGATGGAGCGGGTCGTCCGCGAGCGGATGACCACCCAGGACGTCGAGGCGATCACGCCGCAGACCCTGATCAACATCCGCCCCGTGGTGGCGGCGATCAAGGAGTTCTTCGGTACGTCCCAGCTGTCCCAGTTCATGGACCAGACCAACCCGTTGGCGGGTCTGACCCACCGGCGCCGGTTGAGCGCGCTCGGCCCGGGCGGTCTGTCCCGGGAGCGGGCCGGCTTCGAGGTCCGTGACGTGCACCCGTCCCACTACGGCCGGATGTGCCCGATCGAGACGCCGGAAGGCCCGAACATCGGTCTGATCGGCGCGCTCTCCACCTTCGCGCGGGTCAACCCGTTCGGCTTCATCGAGACGCCGTACCGGAAGGTCGTCGACGGCCGGGTCACCGACCAGATCGACTACCTGACCGCCGACGAGGAGGACCGGTTCGTCAAGGCGCAGGCCAACGCCCCGCTGAAGAGCGATGGTCACTTCGCCGAGGACCGGGTCCTGGTTCGCCGGAAGGGCGGTGAGGTCGACTTCGTGGCCCCCACGGCGGTCGACTACATGGACGTCTCGCCGCGCCAGATGGTGTCGGTCGCGACCGCCATGATTCCGTTCCTTGAGCACGACGACGCCAACCGGGCTCTGATGGGCGCGAACATGCAGCGTCAGGCGGTGCCGCTGGTCAAGGCGGAGTCGCCGCTGGTCGGTACCGGCATGGAATACCGGGCCGCGGTCGACGCGGGCGACGTGGTCGTCGCCGAGGTCGGCGGTGTGGTCGAGGATCTGTGCGCCGACTACGTGACGGTGCACCAGGACGACGGCCACCGGCGTACCTACCTGCTGCACAAGTTCCGCCGCTCCAACGCCGGCTCCTGCGTCAACCAGAAGCCGGTCGTCTTCGAGGGCGACCGCGTCGAGGCCGGTCAGGTCATCGCCGACGGTCCGTGCACCGACGAGGGCGAGATGGCGCTCGGGCGCAACCTTCTCGTGGCGTTCATGCCGTGGGAGGGCCACAACTACGAGGACGCGATCATCCTGTCGCAGCGCCTCGTGCAGCAGGACGCCCTCACCTCGATCCACATCGAGGAGCATGAGGTCGACGCTCGCGACACCAAGCTCGGCCCGGAAGAGATCACCCGCGACATCCCGAACGTCAGCGAGGAGATGCTCGCCGACCTCGACGAGCGGGGGATCATCCGGATCGGTGCCGAGGTCGTACCGGGCGACATCCTGGTCGGCAAGGTCACGCCCAAGGGTGAGACCGAGCTGACCCCGGAGGAGCGGCTGCTCCGCGCGATCTTCGGTGAGAAGGCGCGGGAGGTCCGGGACACCTCGCTGAAGGTGCCGCACGGTGAGAGTGGCACGGTCATCGGAGTCCGGACGTTCTCCCGGGAGGACGGCGACGAGCTGCCGCCGGGCGTCAACGAGCTGGTCCGGGTCTACGTCGCGCAGAAGCGGAAGATCCAGGACGGTGACAAGCTCGCCGGCCGCCACGGCAACAAGGGTGTCATCTCCAAGATCCTGCCGGTCGAGGACATGCCGTTCCTGGAGGATGGCACGCCGGTCGACATCGTGCTCAACCCGCTCGGTGTGCCGAGCCGGATGAACATCGGTCAGGTGCTGGAGACCCACCTCGGTTGGGTGGCCAAGACCGGTTGGAAGGTCGAGGGCGACGACACCGAGTGGAAGCGGGCCCTGCGCGCGATCGACGCCGACGAGTCGGTGCCGGACACCAACGTGGCGACGCCGGTCTTCGACGGTGCCAAGGAGGCGGAGATCTCCGGGCTGCTCTCGTCGACCCTGCCCAACCGGGACGGCAAGCAGTTGATCGGCGCGAGCGGCAAGGCGCAGCTCTTCGACGGACGTTCCGGCGAGCCGCTGCCCGACCCGATCGCGGTCGGCTACATCTACATCCTCAAGCTGAACCACCTGGTCGACGACAAGATCCACGCGCGGTCGACCGGCCCGTACTCGATGATCACGCAGCAGCCGCTGGGTGGTAAGGCGCAGTTCGGTGGCCAGCGGTTCGGCGAGATGGAGTGCTGGGCGATGCAGGCGTACGGCGCCGCGTACGCCCTGCAGGAGCTGCTGACGATCAAGTCCGACGACGTCCTGGGCCGAGTCAAGGTCTACGAGGCGATCGTCAAGGGCGAGAACATCCCCGAGCCGGGCATCCCGGAGTCGTTCAAGGTGCTGCTCAAGGAGCTGCAGTCGCTGTGCCTCAACGTCGAGGTGCTCTCCAGCGACGGCGTAGCCCTGGAGATGCGCGAGACCGACGACGAGGTTTTCCGGGCCGCGGAGGAACTCGGCATCGACCTGTCCCGGCGCCCGAACGAAGGCGTGAGCAGCGTCGACGAAATTTAG